In Coffea arabica cultivar ET-39 chromosome 9e, Coffea Arabica ET-39 HiFi, whole genome shotgun sequence, the genomic window CTACAGGGGTGTTAGGCAAAGAACCTGGGGGAAATGGGTAGCTGAAATTCGTGAGCCAAATCACGGTGCAAGAGTTTGGCTAGGCACTTTCAACACCTCTTATGAAGCCGCCAGAGCCTACGATGACGCAGCCAAAAGGCTTTATGGCAAATGTGCTAAGCTGAATTTACCAGAAGAAGATCAACCCCCATCCCCTCCCAGTAGTTCATCAGTTGCTTCAGCAGCGTACAGCAATAATACGGGGTATAAAAACGGCCAAGACTTGACCAATGAACATCAATCTCCTGAACTCGAAGACAAGAAAAATGGGACTTCTGTTCTTGATGAAGTGTCCATTTTTAAGGATATAAATGGAGAGTTTGCCTTTGACGAAACTCCCGCTCCCAGCCTGCTTGGTGAGGAGCAGATTCTGAATTGGCCTGAATATCCATTTGATAATGGTTTTCATTGGTCAAATGATGGTGGAATTAGTGTTGGTGGATTGATTGATCATGCTGTGGTTTACAAGTTCCTCGGACCTCCTAATTAGTACATAATTGATAGGAAACTGTCCTCAATCATCATGTATGTGTATAATAAATGTGTGTTGGAGTGTGTACATATGACTAGTACTAGCTAGTAGGGTAATATCGTTCATCAACAGcaaaaccaaaaacaaaaaaaaagaagtagaaATATTCGTTCTGATGAAGACTGAAGAAATGCTTTAGTTTTTGCTTGTGTTTTGCTGGTATtgatttctctttcttccttttttatttGGGCAATTTTCCTGTGTCGAACGGAGGCCTTTTTGCAACAAAATTGTTCTAGCCTCTTCTTCGGGACGGTCGAAGGCTGCTGGATTTGTTTTTCATTCTTTGGGTGGATTGGTGTGGTTTTTTTTGGTCCTTCCCTTCAATGTTTTCCCATCCTATGGGTTTGAGAGGTGTAGTGATGGAATGATTTTGACAAGAATATTCTGTTTCAAATACATTGAATTTTTTGGTTTGGATGATCGATGGACTTTGATGTTGCTTCGTGGAAAGTGGAAATGATAATTAGATGAGCTATATAAATTTTAATTCttaaacaaccccaaaaaaaaaaaaaaaaaaaaaacagcttcCACATCTATCTCTCGTTATGAATGTTTTTTAACATTAGAGCATTTGAAGAGTCGTTTATAGGTCTGGTTATGAACGTTTATGAATTCTTCTTCTACTTTTCACACTATACCATTTGACTCCAATTCTTGTTTAAACGCATGACAATTAATATCCAAAACCTTGTAGTATATATCTTTTGACCTTATCCACCTGTCGAGCCAATATATGCAACATGGCGGCATCACGGCTAATCCATGCCACGACGAGGCATTCCCCTATTATGTGTCTAAGACAAATTTTCTAAGTGCTTTTCCATCAGTGTTGTTAGATCCGGATCGAATCGAACCGATCGATTGTGaatcaattttctttccaaactgATTTGGCAAAAAATCAGTTAAAACCATCAAAAAATCGGTCGAACTAGTGGTCCAATTCAATTAATAACCTggttctcaaattttttttctatttttttcaaatataatttaaattatctaaattgtaaagttttcatttattaataggaaCAAAAAAAAGCCACACGCCTAGTGTAAATACAAATATCATTCGCTTCTCTAAATGATTTTCATTCCTATCATCTTATCAATTTAGCATCAATGATTCCAACTTGCATAacttgttttaatttagtttttcattttttttgcaaatctaatatttttgaaacattttgTATAGTTGGCTGAATATAATCAAgaacttaatttcaatatttttgaaacttataGAAATATTAAATAGTTATGATATCATACTGATGTCAGCGGGTTTTGGAGAACGATCCGACCAATTCGATTAGTTGAAACCTGACTCAATGGCCTTGTTTGGCAGAcaagttttttgccaagtttgtttgctacaagttttttaaaaactttaactata contains:
- the LOC113709218 gene encoding uncharacterized protein encodes the protein MMERVENEGVNVGIPVDKKPKKEATISTSMKKITVGGSRKGCMRGKGGPENAFCTYRGVRQRTWGKWVAEIREPNHGARVWLGTFNTSYEAARAYDDAAKRLYGKCAKLNLPEEDQPPSPPSSSSVASAAYSNNTGYKNGQDLTNEHQSPELEDKKNGTSVLDEVSIFKDINGEFAFDETPAPSLLGEEQILNWPEYPFDNGFHWSNDGGISVGGLIDHAVVYKFLGPPN